One Rosa chinensis cultivar Old Blush chromosome 5, RchiOBHm-V2, whole genome shotgun sequence genomic region harbors:
- the LOC112164400 gene encoding receptor-like protein 2, protein MANAFLFFLLLIFSSNIIFENIHACNQSERSSLLFFALTLSSPQLNWTSADCCNWQGITCNRDGWVTHLQLPSNGLKLKGAIFPSSSLANLTHLTHLNLSHNSLSGSLDQTEFFLSLNDLEILDLSYNLLFGVLPSSLPSSHIRMVDLSSNRLHGAVSSSFFQQAWNLTSFNVSNNTFSGPIPSSICSPSSSSLRHLDFSFNNFNGSISSGLVKCSKLQVFRAGHNYLSGSLPEDMFNSTTLEEISLPLNSLYGAVSDRISNLTHLTTLDLSYNQLSGVLPLHLGKLSKLKYILLDFNYLEGSLPLSLMNCTNLVELRMGSNNLGGDISMLNFSKLGQLSKLGLRKNNFSGILPSSLYSCKFLKAIQVNYNNLEVQIQPEILSLKSLSFLALGSNKGLTNVTRAMKILMGCKCLVFLSLASSFLGEEMPNGVEMADSNGFQNLRHLDLSSCNLSGIIPSWLSKLKMLQVLDLSGNRITGSIPSWLGTLPRLQTLILDFNQLSGEFPMELCTLPMLVSGQAAAQVGRFYLELPVYFQPSADAVTKQYNYLFFVPVIYLSHNCLSGNIPIEIGQLQLLQELDLSANNFSGNIPDQISNLKHMERLDLSMNHLSGKIPASFTGLNFLSSFNVSYNNLGGPIPPGTQLQSFNASAFEGNQLCGGPLPNKCQTTEGANAPDMSTQDANTKEHQIPWFYVSVAVGFITGFWGVCGPLVLMRKWRYAYYHFVDNVQDRFHVMIAKCMASMRRKLFRS, encoded by the coding sequence ATGGCTAATGCATTCCTTTTCTTCTTACTCTTGATATTCTCTTCCAATATCATCTTTGAAAACATTCATGCTTGCAACCAAAGCGAACGCAGCTCTCTGCTGTTCTTTGCTCTCACTCTGTCTTCTCCTCAGTTGAATTGGACTTCTGCTGATTGTTGCAATTGGCAAGGCATTACTTGTAATCGAGATGGTTGGGTCACCCATTTGCAATTACCCTCCAACGGGCTCAAACTAAAAGGAGCTATTTTCCCCTCATCATCACTTGCAAATCTCACACATCTCACTCACTTGAATCTCTCCCACAATTCACTCTCTGGTTCTCTAGATCAAACTGAattcttcttgtccttgaatGATCTCGAAATCCTAGATTTGAGCTATAACCTTCTTTTTGGAGTGTTACCATCTTCTCTACCATCCAGTCATATTCGGATGGTGGATCTTTCCAGCAATCGTTTGCATGGTGCAGtttcatcttcttttttccaACAAGCTTGGAATTTGACTAGTTTCAATGTCAGTAACAACACCTTTTCAGGTCCTATCCCATCCTCTATTTGTagtccttcttcttcctcgttaCGACACCTTGATTTTTCCTTCAATAATTTCAATGGTAGTATATCTTCTGGATTGGTGAAGTGTTCTAAACTGCAGGTCTTCCGTGCTGGTCACAATTACCTGTCAGGATCGCTTCCAGAAGATATGTTTAATTCTACCACACTTGAAGAGATTTCACTACCTCTCAATTCATTGTATGGAGCAGTGAGTGATAGAATTTCCAACCTCACCCACCTTACAACCCTTGATCTCTCCTATAACCAATTGAGTGGTGTGCTCCCTCTCCATCTTGGGAAGCTCTCCAAGTTGAAATACATACTCCTTGATTTCAACTATCTGGAAGGTTCATTGCCTCTATCTCTGATGAATTGCACAAACCTCGTTGAACTACGTATGGGAAGCAACAACTTGGGAGGTGATATCTCCATGCTCAATTTTTCCAAACTTGGCCAACTTAGTAAACTTGGCTTGCGGAAAAATAACTTCTCTGGTATCTTGCCGAGCAGCCTCTACTCGTGCAAGTTCTTGAAAGCAATTCAAGTGAATTACAATAATCTAGAGGTTCAAATACAGCCTGAAATTCTTTCATTGAAATCCTTGTCCTTCCTCGCACTTGGTTCGAACAAAGGTTTGACCAATGTGACAAGGGCAATGAAGATACTGATGGGTTGCAAATGTCTCGTATTCCTTTCCTTGGCATCTAGTTTTTTAGGTGAGGAAATGCCGAACGGTGTCGAAATGGCGGATTCTAATGGATTTCAAAATCTTCGACATTTAGATTTGAGTTCATGTAACCTTAGTGGTATAATTCCCTCATGGCTATCGAAGCTGAAAATGTTACAGGTCTTGGATCTGAGTGGCAACAGAATCACAGGTTCAATTCCAAGTTGGTTGGGGACTCTTCCAAGGCTGCAAACTTTAATACTGGACTTCAACCAACTTTCTGGAGAATTTCCAATGGAATTGTGCACACTACCTATGTTAGTATCTGGACAAGCTGCAGCTCAAGTAGGTCGTTTTTATCTTGAACTGCCTGTCTACTTCCAACCTAGTGCTGATGCAGTGACAAAACagtacaattatttattttttgtcccagTTATATACCTAAGTCACAATTGCCTTAGTGGGAATATACCTATTGAGATTGGCCAATTGCAGCTTCTCCAAGAGTTGGATCTTAGTGCTAACAACTTCTCCGGCAACATTCCAGACCAGATATCTAACCTAAAGCATATGGAGAGACTGGATCTCTCCATGAACCATTTGTCTGGAAAAATCCCGGCATCATTCACAGGTCTTAATTTCTTATCAAGTTTCAATGTCTCGTACAATAATCTTGGAGGACCAATACCACCAGGCACTCAACTCCAAAGTTTCAATGCTTCTGCATTTGAGGGGAATCAACTTTGTGGTGGCCCACTTCCAAATAAGTGTCAGACAACAGAGGGAGCTAATGCACCGGATATGAGCACCCAAGATGCAAACACCAAGgagcatcaaattccatggttttATGTTTCTGTTGCAGTTGGGTTCATTACAGGATTTTGGGGAGTCTGTGGTCCCTTGGTGCTTATGAGAAAGTGGAGGTATGCATATTACCATTTCGTAGACAACGTACAAGACAGGTTCCATGTGATGATAGCAAAGTGTATGGCAAGCATGAGGAGAAAGTTGTTTAGAAGTTAG
- the LOC112202001 gene encoding uncharacterized protein LOC112202001, with the protein MASSITQISLFLLVLTLFSETQLSLSLRDLKPNPNRPSTSLQSITDVHDLLPKYGLPRGLLPDNVRSYTLSDDGTFEIHLENPCYVHFDQLVYYNKNIKGKLSFGSVSDVSGIQAKKLFIWVSVTGMHMEQGSDSVEFYVGALSEKLPAKQFEDIPVCKSKACRGGASVESM; encoded by the exons ATGGCCTCATCCATCACCCaaatctctctcttccttctagTCCTAACCCTCTTCTCAGAAACCCAATTATCTCTATCCCTCAGAGACCTCAAACCCAACCCCAACCGTCCATCCACCTCGCTCCAATCAATCACAGACGTCCATGACCTCCTCCCCAAGTACGGCCTCCCAAGGGGTCTGTTACCCGACAACGTAAGATCCTACACTCTATCTGACGATGGAACCTTTGAGATCCATCTCGAAAACCCATGTTATGTTCACTTTGATCAGTTGGTGTACTACAACAAGAACATCAAAGGGAAGCTGAGTTTCGGCTCTGTTTCCGATGTGTCGGGGATTCAAGCCAAGAAGCTATTTATTTGGGTTTCCGTGACGGGGATGCATATGGAACAAGGGTCTGATTCAGTTGAGTTTTACGTTGGGGCTCTGTCCGAGAAATTGCCTGCTAAACAGTTCGAGGATATTCCTGTATGTAAGAGCAAGGCTTGCCGAGGAGGAGCTAGCGTTGAGTCAAT GTAG